One window of Amaranthus tricolor cultivar Red isolate AtriRed21 chromosome 11, ASM2621246v1, whole genome shotgun sequence genomic DNA carries:
- the LOC130826732 gene encoding uncharacterized protein LOC130826732 — MGVVIIDGSTVRSFVEDEPQFNKSINESFASLDLNHDGTLSRSELRKAFESMRLIETHFGVDVGGPTPTQLTALYDSIFDGFDIDHNGTVDLEEFRCDMKKIMLAIADGLGECPIQMILEDGTENLLQKAADLEVSKLEEAQKSN, encoded by the coding sequence atggGCGTCGTAATAATCGATGGATCAACAGTAAGATCATTCGTAGAAGACGAACCCCAATTCAACAAAAGCATCAACGAATCATTCGCATCACTTGATCTTAACCATGACGGAACCCTCTCTCGATCCGAACTCCGCAAGGCCTTTGAATCCATGCGACTTATCGAGACCCATTTCGGGGTTGACGTGGGTGGGCCAACTCCGACTCAATTGACTGCCCTTTATGACTCAATCTTTGATGGGTTTGACATTGATCATAATGGGACTGTTGATCTTGAAGAGTTTCGATGCGACATGAAGAAGATTATGCTTGCGATTGCTGATGGGTTGGGTGAATGCCCTATTCAGATGATTCTTGAAGATGGGACTGAGAATTTGCTTCAGAAAGCTGCTGATCTTGAGGTTTCTAAGCTTGAGGAAGCTCAAAAATCAAACTAA
- the LOC130826731 gene encoding bZIP transcription factor TRAB1-like has translation MGSNCNINFSDGGAGGSGRPPGSGNFGLTRQSSIYSLTFDELQNTLGGMGKDFGSMNMDELLKNIWSAEETQSMATGSGAAAMAAAAAAVANMGQDVGNSGGYLQRQGSLTLPRTLSQKTVDEVWKDIAREFNGGKDGGGGSNVPQRQQTLGEITLEEFLVRAGVVREDAQVVGKSNNVPGAGIFGDFTQPDHNHSSSNSGFGINFQQPGRGMDLIGNRISETNHQMSSLQSSNLPLNVNGVRTSQQQAAEVQLSQQPPQQQQQQQQQQQQPLFPKKSTVSYGSAITLSSNSPLGNAEMRGGLVGLADPGLNSNLVQSGAYQGGGGLGMVGLGGGGAIGVPAGSPAALSSDGIARSNGDSSSVSPVPYLFNGGLRGRRGLGTVDKVVERRQRRMIKNRESAARSRARKQAYTMELEQEVQKLKEENQDLRKKQAEIIEMQKNQVMEMMNAQSGPRKKLRRTQTGPW, from the exons ATGGGGAGTAATTGCAATATAAACTTTAGTGATGGGGGTGCTGGAGGAAGTGGGAGACCACCAGGGTCTGGGAATTTTGGGTTAACTAGACAATCTTCAATATATTCATTAACATTTGATGAACTTCAGAATACATTAGGTGGGATGGGGAAGGATTTTGGGTCAATGAATATGGATGaattgttaaagaatatatGGAGTGCTGAAGAAACACAGTCTATGGCAACAGGATCAGGAGCTGCAGCTATGGCTGCAGCTGCTGCTGCTGTTGCGAACATGGGTCAGGATGTGGGGAATTCGGGTGGGTATTTGCAGCGACAGGGCTCGCTAACACTACCTAGAACACTTAGTCAGAAGACGGTTGATGAGGTTTGGAAGGATATAGCGAGAGAATTTAATGGCGGAAAAGATGGGGGAGGCGGGTCTAATGTGCCTCAACGACAGCAAACGCTTGGGGAGATTACTTTGGAGGAGTTCTTGGTGAGAGCTGGGGTTGTACGGGAAGATGCTCAGGTAGTTGGGAAGTCTAATAATGTTCCTGGTGCTGGGATTTTCGGAGATTTTACTCAGCCGGATCATAATCATAGTAGTAGTAATAGTGGGTTTGGGATTAATTTTCAACAACCTGGACGAGgtatggacttgattggtaatCGAATTTCTGAGACGAATCATCAGATGTCGTCTTTGCAATCATCTAACTTGCCGTTGAATGTTAATGGGGTACGAACATCACAGCAGCAGGCAGCGGAAGTGCAGCTATCTCAGCAGCCGccacagcagcagcagcagcagcagcaacaacaGCAACAACCGTTGTTTCCTAAGAAGTCCACAGTTTCGTATGGATCTGCTATAACACTGTCGAGTAATAGTCCGTTAGGTAATGCAGAAATGAGGGGTGGTTTGGTGGGGCTAGCTGATCCCGGGTTGAATAGCAACTTGGTTCAAAGTGGAGCTTATCAAGGGGGTGGTGGTTTGGGTATGGTTGGGTTGGGAGGAGGTGGGGCTATTGGTGTTCCTGCAGGATCACCTGCAGCTTTGTCGTCTGATGGGATTGCAAGGAGTAATGGGGATTCTTCCTCTGTTTCACCTGTTCCATACTTGTTTAATGGCGGACTTAGAGGGAGACGAGGACTTGGTACTGTTGACAAAGTTGTCGAGAGGAGACAAAGGCGTATGATCAAGAATAGAGAATCTGCTGCACGATCACGAGCACGAAAACAG GCCTATACTATGGAGTTGGAGCAAGAAGTTCAGAAACTAAAAGAGGAGAATCAAGACTTGCGTAAGAAACAG GCCGAAATCATCGAAATGCAGAAAAATCAG GTGATGGAGATGATGAACGCACAATCTGGTCCTCGAAAAAAGCTTAGACGGACGCAGACTGGGCCGTGGTGA
- the LOC130827358 gene encoding GDSL esterase/lipase 5-like isoform X1, with translation MLLESLIPLFCVFLIISFCSNINCHILSHNNHHNNHHSPSPLFIFGDSILDVGNNNYINTTTLDQANFWPYGITFFHFPTGRFSDGRLISDFIAEHAGLPLIQAYLQPGKHGFYDGVNFASAGGGALVETFQGSVIDLHMQLKSYKKVKKWLIKEHGYVKARKRLKRGVYLFSIGINDYMSLFVTNSSKFLTSYTKPHYVNMVINNITSVVKEIYESGGRKFGFLNVPPVGCLPALRSINPERNGECYKQVSSYIRLHNNAIFHVLQDLTINLPGFKYALYDFHTSTLQRLKHPSKFGYKEGKTACCGTGQFRGIFSCGGKRVVQEFELCNNINDHLFWDSFHFTENAYKQIAQEMWSNKNYVHHTHHLSYTIKDLFHLP, from the exons ATGTTATTGGAAAGCTTAATACCTCTCTTTTGTGTCTTCTTAATAATCTCCTTTTGCTCAAACATCAATTGCCACATATTATCCCATAACAATCATCATAACAACCACCACTCACCTTCTCCTTTGTTCATTTTTGGGGACTCCATTTTAGATGTTGGCAATAACAACTACATCAATACCACTACTCTTGACCAAGCTAATTTTTGGCCTTATGGCATCACTTTCTTCCACTTCCCCACCGGTCGTTTCTCCGATGGCCGTCTCATCTCCGACTTTATTG CGGAGCACGCCGGACTTCCATTGATTCAGGCGTACCTTCAGCCTGGAAAACATGGGTTCTATGATGGAGTCAACTTTGCATCTGCCGGAGGTGGTGCTCTTGTTGAGACTTTTCAAGGTTCG gTAATTGACCTTCATATGCAGCTAAAAAGCTACAAGAAGGTGAAAAAATGGCTAATAAAAGAACATGGATATGTAAAAGCAAGGAAGAGGTTGAAAAGGGGTGTATATTTGTTTAGCATTGGCATAAACGATTACATGAGCCTTTTCGTGACAAATTCCTCTAAATTTCTCACTTCCTACACCAAACCTCATTATGTTAATATGGTCATTAACAACATCACTTCCGTGGTCaag GAAATATACGAGAGCGGTGGGAGAAAATTTGGGTTTCTAAACGTGCCACCAGTTGGGTGTCTACCTGCCCTTAGAAGCATAAATCCAGAAAGGAATGGTGAATGCTATAAACAAGTTTCAAGTTACATAAGATTGCATAACAATGCCATTTTCCATGTCTTACAAGACCTAACAATAAATTTACCAGGGTTCAAATATGCTCTTTATGATTTTCATACTAGTACCTTGCAAAGACTCAAGCACCCCTCAAAATTTG GGTACAAGGAGGGGAAGACAGCATGTTGTGGGACAGGCCAATTCCGTGGGATATTCAGCTGCGGAGGAAAAAGGGTTGTACAAGAATTTGAGTTGTGCAACAATATAAATGACCATCTTTTTTGGGATTCTTTCCATTTCACTGAAAATGCTTACAAACAAATTGCACAAGAAATGTGGAGCAACAAAAACTATGTTCATCATACTCATCATCTTTCTTATACCATCAAGGATCTTTTCCACTTACCATGA
- the LOC130827358 gene encoding GDSL esterase/lipase 5-like isoform X2, whose product MLLESLIPLFCVFLIISFCSNINCHILSHNNHHNNHHSPSPLFIFGDSILDVGNNNYINTTTLDQANFWPYGITFFHFPTGRFSDGRLISDFIAEHAGLPLIQAYLQPGKHGFYDGVNFASAGGGALVETFQGSVIDLHMQLKSYKKVKKWLIKEHGYVKARKRLKRGVYLFSIGINDYMSLFVTNSSKFLTSYTKPHYVNMVINNITSVVKEIYESGGRKFGFLNVPPVGCLPALRSINPERNGFKYALYDFHTSTLQRLKHPSKFGYKEGKTACCGTGQFRGIFSCGGKRVVQEFELCNNINDHLFWDSFHFTENAYKQIAQEMWSNKNYVHHTHHLSYTIKDLFHLP is encoded by the exons ATGTTATTGGAAAGCTTAATACCTCTCTTTTGTGTCTTCTTAATAATCTCCTTTTGCTCAAACATCAATTGCCACATATTATCCCATAACAATCATCATAACAACCACCACTCACCTTCTCCTTTGTTCATTTTTGGGGACTCCATTTTAGATGTTGGCAATAACAACTACATCAATACCACTACTCTTGACCAAGCTAATTTTTGGCCTTATGGCATCACTTTCTTCCACTTCCCCACCGGTCGTTTCTCCGATGGCCGTCTCATCTCCGACTTTATTG CGGAGCACGCCGGACTTCCATTGATTCAGGCGTACCTTCAGCCTGGAAAACATGGGTTCTATGATGGAGTCAACTTTGCATCTGCCGGAGGTGGTGCTCTTGTTGAGACTTTTCAAGGTTCG gTAATTGACCTTCATATGCAGCTAAAAAGCTACAAGAAGGTGAAAAAATGGCTAATAAAAGAACATGGATATGTAAAAGCAAGGAAGAGGTTGAAAAGGGGTGTATATTTGTTTAGCATTGGCATAAACGATTACATGAGCCTTTTCGTGACAAATTCCTCTAAATTTCTCACTTCCTACACCAAACCTCATTATGTTAATATGGTCATTAACAACATCACTTCCGTGGTCaag GAAATATACGAGAGCGGTGGGAGAAAATTTGGGTTTCTAAACGTGCCACCAGTTGGGTGTCTACCTGCCCTTAGAAGCATAAATCCAGAAAGGAATG GGTTCAAATATGCTCTTTATGATTTTCATACTAGTACCTTGCAAAGACTCAAGCACCCCTCAAAATTTG GGTACAAGGAGGGGAAGACAGCATGTTGTGGGACAGGCCAATTCCGTGGGATATTCAGCTGCGGAGGAAAAAGGGTTGTACAAGAATTTGAGTTGTGCAACAATATAAATGACCATCTTTTTTGGGATTCTTTCCATTTCACTGAAAATGCTTACAAACAAATTGCACAAGAAATGTGGAGCAACAAAAACTATGTTCATCATACTCATCATCTTTCTTATACCATCAAGGATCTTTTCCACTTACCATGA